One Pomacea canaliculata isolate SZHN2017 linkage group LG1, ASM307304v1, whole genome shotgun sequence genomic window, TTCTTGTTAAACATGCTAGTGTAATTTCAGTATCTTTTGTATGAACATATATTTAAGCaaattttcataaaacattttgtgggTTTCCTTCTCGactgtattataaatgaaaggGGGTGGGGAACTGTCTACAGTGATATAATACAGTACAGCAAATTGTATGATTTTattgtatagtgtgtgtgaCCGGAGAAAGTGTATGATcagctgcttctttttttttaaaaaaaagttcttaaagAATTGTAGATTTGTAAGGTTTTtaagggaataataataataaatgcaaaatttgtaaagtgcatattcacattcctaaggagcatgctcttagtgccaAAGagcaagaatgagacatggacagcatacgagagagagagaggaaaacaaattaataacatatgaaccatgaaagaataaacaacaatactaatgatgaataaaaacaatacaaaaatctCTAAGAAGAACCAACAAGAACTGGTATTGATAAAttcatgatattgcaaaaggaggacgagcagggaagggtggGAAAAAGGACTAGtcttatgggaaagggtgttcgGAGTAATGCCtacggaagaggtgcattttcagagcacgtttaaaggattcaatagtgtgTAGGTGAcatgaaaagggagagagttccattttGCTGCATAGTAACTAAAACTCATATGTCCATAtgttgtttgtatatataaagtaggctgaataattatttgtgcttAATAGAAGAAGGGTGTTCTATTACCTTATCCTGcacaaaaaaagagatttgttttaatgataaattttattctggaaaaaataactgtttaattATATCTTACACAGTATCAGGATAAGTAAATAGAAGCTTTCACGATGTCTTGTTTAAGGAAAACCTCAagttttatgataatttttttggATGATAGTGGAGTAAAACTGTAAATgtcagtctttcttttttttccccatccagAAAACCCTGGAACTGTCCACTTTGATTCAAGGACCAGAGCTGTTATGGCAGGCCAAGACAGCCATGACAATGTCAAAGAAAAAGtacattatttcttattatATTGAATGGTTATGATTGATAGCAGAAACTATAattcatcattgtcattatgTAGCAATGATAaatgtcttgtgtatatttagtaaataaataaaatgtacatagTTTCATAGATACTATTGAGTCTgtattcttttcaaaatattttcatgttacttcctgagtttttatttttaataagttttCTTTAAGGAATACTTCATCAGAGGAAAGTGCTTTTGGCAGCTGGTACTTAAGCACAGTTACTTAgattaagcatttttttttagacaattCACTTGtgacatattttttgtttcttttgcaatTGTTagatttttgttggtttttaatGGTATTGTTTCCTCCACAGGTCCAGTCGGTGAGAGAGGTAGTACCAGGAAAAAGCAACAACGAAATTGTAATGGTCCTGCAATATTATGACTACAATGTAGAGAAGGCTATTCAGGCATACCTTGAAGGTTAGTGTTCAAAATACTTTACTCAGACTCTCTTATTTTGTAACCTTCACTTGCAACACttgagaaatgaaaataactACCCACACACTATTCTTTGATCTTGTGTATTTCCATGCAGTCAATTATATAGCATATTTGGCAGTACATCTCTGCCTTGACAACATTTtcccattgtgtgtgtgtgtttttttttaaggcatgTGTTATGATAGCTGCTAATATTGTTTTGAACATCTGTCTCCAGATGGTGCCAAAGAAGCGTTAAAGGAGTGGCACATGCCAGTTGCAAAAGTAAATAttgaggaatatttttttttcttttgtatgatttaaaaaattgatttaaagTATACCACTTTTATGTAATATCAATGTCTTTTGCAGAAGTGAGTGAACATGCTTATGTTCAGCTTTCCTGGATGTCAGCTTTGCATTTCTAAGATGTAAATCATGTCACAATGGAAACTACAAATTTGAATTGTTTGGTGTTCATTAGAGTGTTTTGGAAGCTTGTATAATGCAGTGTGAAACACAGCAGTAAAACTTGACCATGGATAACTTAGTAACATATCCCCACTGCCTGTATTCTCTCTTCAGTCGCATTTTTAAAGGCATGTATTTTTTTGATTTGCTTTCATATCTGTAATAGTGGCACATAAATGAGGAAGTGTTTAACAGTATTTCTCTTCCTACCTatcaccagaacaaccacatatggccacaggatttttactgtgcaacaaaacaatgggactctctccctttccatatctgcaacctacccactattaaattcattaaatatgcattgaaaacgcacctcttccgtaaacagtACTcttaacaccctttcccacaacgctagtcctttttcacacccttctctgctcgtcttccttttgcaatatcatgatactctcagttttgtttttattcataattagtactgttgtttattctttcatagtttatatgttatatgtttgtcatcctgtcccttgtatgcttgTCCATGactccttagaagtgtgagtaggcactttacaaattttgtatttattattatttagaactTGAAGCTACATTAGTTATTTTAGTGTCTCCTTTTTTTGTACATGACTATGCTGACACCTTgtgcttgttcttttttcacctagcccaacaagaaaaagaagaacaagaagaaaccAGTGAGTGCATCTCAGGCAGAGAATGGGACATTTACAGCCACAGGTCCAGCATTAGCAGCGtcagcagcatcaccatcaccTACTTCTTCTGTAGAAGCTATTAAGGCTAATTCTAGCCAGGTTTTAAGTGCCAAACAGGAGCCAACAAAATATGATGTGACTAAAACAACTGCAGCCAGCAAATACACTTTGTCGAATGGGGATCTTCCGAAAGGTACATTTGCAAATTACCTGTAGAAACACAGTGGGTAGATATGTGCGTGAAcatttgggtgtgtgtgtatgtgtgagagagagaaggaaggagagagaaagagaatatgaGTTCTCAATACAGAAGAATTATGATAACCATTCAAATGCAGTTGGTGTTGGTATCATAACAGAGGCAAGAACAAAAAGTCGGCAAGAAGAGTCTAGTGTCGGTACTGAAGGAGCAGGGCGGACAGAAGCACATGGTGAGCCTTCTGTTAAGAGACAATAAAATGTTGCCACAAAATATGTTAAGAATGTCCTTTTACTGATTCTTTAGCCTGCTAAATAGCTTACTAGAATTAAACAGTTGAACTCTATATTTATTGATGTACTTTATCAGATCCTGACTATAGTGTGTTGACCATATGGGTCACACCATTGCCTGGTCATCTGATTATAAGGATAagattttgtatgttttatttttatagcgaTGAAATGTAGGTGTTTGAAGCAGTTAATTCCGTCATCTTAGAATCAACGGACTGACTGTCTTAAGACAGAACATTATGGAATTTGCCTGTTAGTTTTCATGATAAGAAAACTTAAGAATTTGTTTCTTAAGATTAACACAATATTGACAcacttaaatgtttgtttaagtAATGCAGtctgttaaaaattttatgtgttttatgcTGTATATAGAAATATGGTTGAGAGGTGAAGGTCATGCTTTAGTGTTTCTCCCCATTGTATTTAAATGGACTGGACTTTTTTCTCCTAGCATGCTTGAAGGTGAGTTAACTGATTAAAGTTGCATTCTAGATTTTGAAGTGGTGCTGTTGCGACTTGTGACAGCATGGCCCTAAGAGAGTGAAAATATGGTAAATATTGAATCAATTTCTCAGGTACACATGGTCATGgtcatggtcatagtcatcACAGTGGCAGTCATGGACATAGTCAGAGAACACACACTACCAGTGAACGAAGTACTTCTAGTGTGGGTGCAGGGGGTGATAATCACACCAGGCGACCTTTCCAAGGTATAAAGACATGCCTATTGTTATCAGtcttttatattatcttttctgctttatgtgtgtgtgcatgcctgtggggtgggaggggtgtgtttttaatgttgctCATATACTTTCAGTACATGTGCACAGGCTTTCTTTGGGTGTACTTGTACCTGTAGTGCTATTTTGAAGCAGCATTCCCAACAACAggtgaaattgttttaaactgtctgattaaaatgatataaataccACATCATATTCATCATTAGAGGTTTTACATATACAAAGACTAAAAGCCAGAAGCTAAATAAGATTTAATACTAGAATAAGTGGGACTGGGCAAAATGTCCAGTATTCTTCAGTGTTTTCACTTGCTACAGATAATGAGCTCAATAGATTAAAAGGAATCAAGCTAAAGAGATAGTCAAATGAATAGCTATAAACTTTGGTTTCTTTCTTGGATGTATCACAtttcacaaatgtttgtgtttaagGCCTAGAGAGAGCAATAAAAGACCTACAGCGTCAAACAACTTCCCTGGAGAGGCTTCACTTAGTGTTAGATCATGAAATAGATCGCAGCTACAAGAGCATCAAGAATGTTTTTGAGGAGATGAGGGCACAGTAAGTATTGAGAATGTTACAGGGCTGGTATGTCCAGTTTTGATATAACCCTAGACTGATGATTGAATTGTATTTACGAAACCCATAATATGCATATGAtaacatctgaaaaaaacttttttttttaaagtgtaaaagacatttttgtttttcttaatataaaatttctttaaggcTGAAAGGTGCATTTACACATATTTAATACTTATGATAGTGACctggttaaaaaataaatgttgcagCATGAATACACGAGAAAAGCAGCTGATTTCTGAAATGGACATTGTGAAACAGCAGGCTTGTgagttttagttttataaaaaaaatgataaggTATATTTTTGActgttgtatgtgtatgtgttataTCTGTGCATCTTAGcattttctcaaaattcttTAACCCAAAACTATATGAAATAGATTAAAATGAGCTTTGTCGAGAGggttataaatatattatcaatatttgacattaaaacTTTAACCTCAAAGAAATGTTCAGTTTTTTATGCAAACAAGTAATGTTTTGAAGTAAATGGTTCTTGCTATCTACAGATGATGTTTTCAAGATGAGACAAGAGAAAGCAGCTGCACTAAAGATCCAGATTGAACGTGCAGAGAAAATTAGTGAAGCTGAACTTGTAGAACTAAGAGCAGATGTCAAGGtaagatttttatttagtatGATATATGGTATTCAAGAAtgatggtttttgtttttgctgtttcttcaAATTTCAGTACAGCTCTTGAAAAAACACCTGCTTGTAATAGATGCCATATGTTTTTAAGAAtcttaaatgtaatattttaattcttttattaattaaatttggGTCATGTACTTTaatgcatgtacatatataaagatattttttttgtcagcacTTTGTGAGTGACAGGAAAATAGATGAAGAACTTGGTAGAACTACTAGATTCCATTACGATTCAGATCATCTAAGAGAGGTcagtattcaatattttttttaccacGAAATTTAACATTTCATGCAATTTAAATGTTCCGGGCTGATAGACCGATACTTTTCATTGGATACATAGACAACGCAGATATGATTctacatgtgtgaatgaaaaagaaatcttgaCTTCAGCTAAGTTGCAAATAGCTATTTAGATAGTTCTATAttataagttattttattaagtAATGATGATTATGTGAAAAGTTAATATAGGGAAATATACACTTGACTATTTACCCCTTAAAGACCCGTTTGGGTGATTCAAGTTGTACACTGGTCAAGgcaatgtaaatatattgtgtAATTTTCAGTTCCTGATATACAACCACTTATATGTAAATCAAAGTTGGTGATTTGCACCTATAACCTGGAAGGTCCTGCAAAATCTCGCTTCTGCACATGAATAGCATGCTATATTATTGTAGACAGTGCCCAGTGGTTGGAATGATGATTTATTGGATTCCTTAGATCTTAATTTCTTTTGGTTTGGTAGTGAAGAATAAGATTAAATTTGGCTTCAAGTACCAAGTCATTTTTATAACTATGCATTTTTTGGATTGCACTTATTGAGTAACAGAACTATATTGagtttgtagttttctttatttctttttctctacttttcatgtttttctcagCTACAAGCTTGCTTGGacttttaatgtgtttatttaagaatcttttttcacattttttaaaatccctcTCCCTTAACCTCCTTCCCTGTTTTCCCCAATTCAGATAGATTTtccagttgtttttgtttatttttgatgtatTGACATGGACCAACTGTCCTCTCTGGCAAGAAAATGTCTGATTTGATGAGTATGTTTTCTGTTCAGTGACAGAACATTGTCTCTTGTTTCACTTGTGCCTCTTGGTAGTATGGTAGTGATGGTTGAGTTTGTATTTGTCACCATTGTGACAGATTCAGAGAGCATAGTGCAGTAAAACCTCTCTATCAAGACCTGTTAGAATCCACCAGAATCAGATCTTAACTGAAAGGGGTCTTAATAGAGAGATCAACCAGTCAGCTTTGTACAGGGACATATTATTAATTAGGTATGATGAAGTCAGCTCTACACATATTAAGCTGACCTGCTGTTCTCTCAATGTTGAATCATTTAGAAAGTAGGAATTCTTTTCTGCACGTTTAACAACAGCACATGCACTTCCATTGTGGTATTTTCTGTGCAACTTGTATCAGCAGAGACATATTCTTAGCATGAGgtcacacacaaaattttaactttGTACCCAGATGGAAATTTAAACAGATGTAGCAACTTGTTGTTACTTAATTTCTTGAGATTCCTGTTTCTCCTTACAATTTCATGTTCAAGGCATTAATaagttatttg contains:
- the LOC112553551 gene encoding spermatogenesis-associated serine-rich protein 2-like isoform X1 — translated: MWTLRRVPDKGGDVDLALVQTRRETNEKEKEDFAETVVTSVIQEQAVVFFQEDLRRPHLRARAVQENPGTVHFDSRTRAVMAGQDSHDNVKEKVQSVREVVPGKSNNEIVMVLQYYDYNVEKAIQAYLEDGAKEALKEWHMPVAKPNKKKKNKKKPVSASQAENGTFTATGPALAASAASPSPTSSVEAIKANSSQVLSAKQEPTKYDVTKTTAASKYTLSNGDLPKEARTKSRQEESSVGTEGAGRTEAHGTHGHGHGHSHHSGSHGHSQRTHTTSERSTSSVGAGGDNHTRRPFQGLERAIKDLQRQTTSLERLHLVLDHEIDRSYKSIKNVFEEMRAHMNTREKQLISEMDIVKQQAYDVFKMRQEKAAALKIQIERAEKISEAELVELRADVKHFVSDRKIDEELGRTTRFHYDSDHLREEIMNFGEVKPVKCIYSLRRPSVSSVASSGHGNDESLALPQSLATADPQDSAVQGGNGKLMTAEEMAELQVRLKNSLKIQGFSDRQRPVSINGVSTQDVNSDRGTSGRQRPQASQQIDQRNKGSGRSHASSTGHGATGSGSFHQEGSPSPQRSQHSPSGRGSAGRMRGGRGGSGSYNYRGGSGQGWGSPRRPYSGPGGGGGTRGGGDNDHRQRGRGAFRPGGLPVAINGGAS
- the LOC112553551 gene encoding spermatogenesis-associated serine-rich protein 2-like isoform X2 encodes the protein MARKNNVKSENPGTVHFDSRTRAVMAGQDSHDNVKEKVQSVREVVPGKSNNEIVMVLQYYDYNVEKAIQAYLEDGAKEALKEWHMPVAKPNKKKKNKKKPVSASQAENGTFTATGPALAASAASPSPTSSVEAIKANSSQVLSAKQEPTKYDVTKTTAASKYTLSNGDLPKEARTKSRQEESSVGTEGAGRTEAHGTHGHGHGHSHHSGSHGHSQRTHTTSERSTSSVGAGGDNHTRRPFQGLERAIKDLQRQTTSLERLHLVLDHEIDRSYKSIKNVFEEMRAHMNTREKQLISEMDIVKQQAYDVFKMRQEKAAALKIQIERAEKISEAELVELRADVKHFVSDRKIDEELGRTTRFHYDSDHLREEIMNFGEVKPVKCIYSLRRPSVSSVASSGHGNDESLALPQSLATADPQDSAVQGGNGKLMTAEEMAELQVRLKNSLKIQGFSDRQRPVSINGVSTQDVNSDRGTSGRQRPQASQQIDQRNKGSGRSHASSTGHGATGSGSFHQEGSPSPQRSQHSPSGRGSAGRMRGGRGGSGSYNYRGGSGQGWGSPRRPYSGPGGGGGTRGGGDNDHRQRGRGAFRPGGLPVAINGGAS